In Pseudomonas sp. PDNC002, the DNA window ACGATGCCCTGGTAGGTCATCTCGATCTTGTCCTCGCCGTCGCGCAGGCGGGCGTCGTAGGCCGGGCGCCAGGAGGCGTCGTAGAGCGTGTAGCTCAGCTGCAGGCGGACCTGCGCGGGCTTCTCCAGCGCCACGCGGAGGATGGCCCGCTTGTAGTGGGTGCCGTCACCGGCCAGGTGGCTGCGCTGGTTCCCCAGCTCCTGCTTGCGCTGTTGTAGCTCCTCGCCCTGCTGGTCGAGCTTGCGTTGCTCGTCGAGGATGCGCCCCAGGTTGCCCTCGCTCATCTGCAGCAGGTTCTTCAGTTCGTCGATGCTCGGCAGGGTCTGGTTCTTGCCCGGCTTTGTGCTGCTGGCCTGGATGTCGGCGAGGAACTGCTTCTGGTTTTCCAGCACGCTGCCACGGTCGCTGATCTCGCGTTCCTGCCGCTCGATGTCGCGCAGCTGCGCGTCCAGCAGTTGCAGGCGATTGTCCTGCGAAGGCGGCGATACCTGCGGCGCGCTGCTGACGTCGAGCAGGGTGGCGGCGGCGCTGGCGCTGAGCGAGGCCTGCAGGCTGTTGTCGTCGATGCGCAGGGGCAACTGCTCCACGGCGATCTCATGCTGGCCGGCGGGCAACTGCAGAGTAGCGGTGCGGGTGACGATGGCGCGGTCGGTGTAGACCGTGACCGCGCTGATGCGGCTGTCAGCCACCTGCGGTGCCGCCAGCAGCGGGGTACTGGCCAGCGCGCCGGCCATGGCGAGGATCAGTGGGTGGAGTCGAAAGGGCATGTGCTCACCTCGGGGCCTGGAAGGCGACCGGCACTGCGGAACGCCACCATGGCGTCCGTCCATGGCGCTTGTGACGAAGAGAGCACAGGCAACGGGTTGAGCCTGGGTGAATTCATGCCGCGATGGGCGACGAACGGTTACCTGGGGTCAGCCGCTGGCAGTGTCATCCGCCCTTGGGAACAGCGCGTTGCCGCAGCGCGAGCAGAACGCCGCTTCGGCCTCGTGGCTGGCCTTGGCGCAGGCCGGGCAGGGCTTGTCCAGTTGCCCTGGCGGGCGCTCCTGGCGCATGGCGTTGTGCAGTTCGGCGCTGAAGATGCCGGTGGGTACCGCGATGATCGAGTAGCCGGTGAGCATTACCAGGCTGGCGATGGCCTGGCCCAGCGGTGTCTTCGGGGTGATGTCGCCGAAGCCCACGGTGGTCAGGGTGACGATGGCCCAGTAGATGCCGCGCGGGATGCTGGTGAAGCCGTGCTCCGGGCCTTCGACCACGTACATCAGCGAGCCGAACACCGTCACCAGGCTCATCACCGAGACGAAGAACACCGTGATCTTCTGCTGGCTGCCGCGCAGCGCGGTGAGCAGGAAGTCGGCCTGGCGCAGGTACTGGCGCAGCTTGAGGATGCGGAAGATGCGCAGCACCCGCACGATGCGGATCACCAGCAGGTACTGGGCGTTGGGGTAGAAGATGGCGATCACCCCCGGCAGCACCGCCAGCAGGTCCACCAGCCCGTAGAAGCTCAGGGCGTAGCGCAACGGCTTGGGCGAGCAGTACAGGCGCAGCAGGTACTCGATCAGGAACAGGCCGTTGATCACCCACTCGATGTCGCTGAGCAGGCCGCCGTAGGCGTTGCTGATCTCGTCCACGCTGTCGAGGATCACCACCAGCAGGCTGGCGAGGATGACGATCAGCAGCGCGCTGTCGAAGCGCCGGCCGGCGACCGTGTCGGACTGGAAGATGATGACGTAGAGGCGCTGGCGCCAGCTTTGGGTGTCGGCCATGGATGAATCCGCGAAACGGGTTCAGTCACCTTAGCCGAGATGCGGCGGGGCGGCTGGTGCCGCCCCACCGGGAGGATCAGGCGCGCTCGGTCGCCTGCTGCTCGTCGACGTCGCCTTCGGCCATGCAGGCCGCGGCGGTGAACAGCACGTCGGTGGAGGAGTTCAGCGCGGTCTCGGCCGAGTCCTGGAGGATACCGATGATGAAGCCGACCGCCACCACCTGCATCGCCACTTCGCTGGAGATGCCGAACAGGCCGCAGGCCAGCGGGATCAGCAGCAGCGAGCCGCCGGCCACGCCGGATGCGCCGCAGGCGCAGATCGAGGCGACCACGCTGAGCAGGATGGCGGTGGGCAGGTCCACGGCTATCCCTAAGGTGTGTACCGCCGCCAGGGTCAGCACGCTGATGGTGATGGCGGCGCCGGCCATGTTGATGGTTGCGCCCAGCGGGATCGACACCGAGTAGGTGTCCTCGTGCAGACCCAGGCGTTCGCACAGCTGCAGGTTGACCGGGATGTTGGCCGCCGAGCTGCGGGTGAAGAAGGCGGTGATGCCGCTCTCGCGCAGGCACATCAGCACCAGCGGGTAAGGGTTGCGACGGATCTTGGCGAAGACGATCAGCGGGTTGACCACCAGCGCCACGAACAGCATGCAGCCCAGCAGCACGGCCAGCAGATGCAGGTAGCCGAGCAGGGCGTCGAAGCCGGATTCGGCGATGGTGCCGGCCACCAGGCCGAAGATGCCCAGCGGGGCGAAGGCGATGACGACGCGGACGATCAGGGTGACGCCGTTGGCCATGTCATCCAGCAGGTCGCGAGTGGTCTGGCGAGCGTGGCGCAGGGCAATACCCAGGCCGATGGCCCAGGCCAGAATGGCGATGAAGTCCGCCTCCAGCAGCGCCTTCACCGGGTTGGTGGTGACGCTGAACAGCAGCGAACGCAGCACTTCGCCGATGCCACCGGGCGGGGCGAGTTCGCTGCTGGGCGCATGCAGCACCAGGTTCGACGGGAAGGCGAAGCTGGCGATCACCGCAACTACCGCGGCGGAGAAGGTGCCGATCAGATAGAGCATCAGGATCGGTCGGATGTGGGTGCGCTGGCCCTGCTTGTGGTTGGCGATGGAGGCCATCACCAGTACCAGCACCAGGACGGGTGCCACGGCCTTCAGCGCGGAGATGAACAGCTTGCCGAGCAGGCCGACCGCCTGCGCGCCTTGCGGCCAGAGCACGGCGAGGGCGATGCCGCAGAGCATGCCGATGAAGATCCGCAGGACCAGGCTGGTGCCCTTGAGCCGCTGCAGGAGAGTGGGAGAGGGAAGCGTCATGACATCGTTCGCTGCGTTGAGTGGGATCGCACCGGAAGCCCGGAAGCGAAAGGGCGCGGATTATGCCGTCTGGAGGCGGCAAATGCGCGGCTACCCGTCGATTGATCGGTCGAGTTGTGCTTCTTCAGGTGTCAGGTCGCAGTCTGGACGGCTGTGCGTGCGCCGGCATTGATCCATGCCGGTCACGTCGGAGAAAGCTGGATTTCAGCCTAGGTCGGCGAAGGATTCCGGGTCCAGGTCGATACCGGCGACGCGCTGCACGGCGCCGCGCATGGTCACCTGGAAGTCGTCGTCGACGCGGATGTGCAGCAGCCCACCGGCCAGGTGCAGCTCGATCTGTTCGTCGCACAGGTCTAGCCTGCGCGCCACCGAAGCCGCCGCACAACTGCTGGTGCCGGAGGACAGCGTGTAGCCGGCGCCGCGCTCCCAGATTTCCACGCGCAGCGCATCGCGGGCTAACCACTGGACGAACTGGACGTTGGTGCGCCGGGGGAACAGCGGGTGGTTTTCCAGCAATGGGCCGAGGCGGTGGGCCAGCTCGGGGCTGGTCTGTTCGACGAAAACCACGCAGTGCGGGTTGCCCATGGAAACGGCGCTGATCTCCAGCGCGAAGCCGTCGATTTCCAGCGGATAGCTCAGCGCCTCGGGGGCATCGACCAGCACCGGAATCCTTGCACAGGCGAACTCGGCGCGGCCCATGGACACTTCCACGGTGCGGCCTTCATCGGATACCTGGCTGGTGACCGTGCCGCCGGCGGTGACGATGTCGAACGGCTGGTCTGCGACCAATCCGCAATCCCATAGATAGCGGGAGAAGATGCGCAGGCCGTTGCCGCTCTTCTCCGCTTCCGAGCCGTCCGGGTTGAGGATGCGCAGGCCGAAGGCGCTGTCGCTGTGATTCGCCAGCAGGATGCCGTCGGAGCCGATGCCGAAGTGGCGGTCGCAGACCCGGCCGATCTGCGCCGGCGTCAGGGCAAAGGGCGCCTTGCCGGCGTACACCAGATAGTCATTGCCCAGCGCCTGGTATTTCACGAAGTGCATGGTCGCGGTCCGTCGCCAGTGGAGAGGCCCTGACTATACACGCGGCCCGGTGCGTTCCGTTCCCTGGCTCAGCAGCGCCTCCAGCACGCGCTGGCCGAGGATCACCAGCCAGCAGGCGAGGATGAACGGCGCGGTGAAGGCGGGCAGGCCGACCAGCGCGAAGCACGGTTGCAGGAGCACCGCCAGGAGGATGCCGCACAGCGGCGCCAGGGGGCTGCGGAAGCGCAGCGACAGGGCGATACCGGCCAGCGCACCGTTCAGGCCCAGCAGGCCGGCCTGGGCCGAGGCGGCAGGCAAGTCGAACAGCGGCGCGATGGCCAATGCGCCCGCGGCACCGACCAGCGCCCAGAACGCGGCGCGACGATCCGCCAGCAGCAGGCCGAGGGCGATGGTCAGGCCGGCGAGCGGTTCTCCGAGGAAGATCACCTCGCCGAAGCCCAGGGTCGTCGAGTCCAGCAATGGATTCACCGTGCCGCAGGACAGGCAGGCGGTCGCGGCCGCTGGCGCGAAGCCAAGGGCCTTGCCCAGCGCCACCGACACCCAGCCCAGCAGCACGAAGGCCGAGGTATAGGCGGGCAGGCCGAAGCGCTGGCGTGACTGCCGCAACAGCACGGCCTGCACCGCCACCGAGGTGAGGATGGCAGCGATGGTCAGCATCACCAGCCCCAGCGACCACTGGAACACGAAGGGCAGCAGCAGGCCGATGAGTATCGGGCTGTAGTCGTGCAGGCCGGCGTCGATGTCCGCTTGCGGCTCGCGCACGAAGCGCGCGGTGAGCGGGCCGAGCAGGGCGCCCAGCAAGGCGCCGGGCAGCAG includes these proteins:
- a CDS encoding ion transporter, producing MADTQSWRQRLYVIIFQSDTVAGRRFDSALLIVILASLLVVILDSVDEISNAYGGLLSDIEWVINGLFLIEYLLRLYCSPKPLRYALSFYGLVDLLAVLPGVIAIFYPNAQYLLVIRIVRVLRIFRILKLRQYLRQADFLLTALRGSQQKITVFFVSVMSLVTVFGSLMYVVEGPEHGFTSIPRGIYWAIVTLTTVGFGDITPKTPLGQAIASLVMLTGYSIIAVPTGIFSAELHNAMRQERPPGQLDKPCPACAKASHEAEAAFCSRCGNALFPRADDTASG
- the sstT gene encoding serine/threonine transporter SstT; this translates as MTLPSPTLLQRLKGTSLVLRIFIGMLCGIALAVLWPQGAQAVGLLGKLFISALKAVAPVLVLVLVMASIANHKQGQRTHIRPILMLYLIGTFSAAVVAVIASFAFPSNLVLHAPSSELAPPGGIGEVLRSLLFSVTTNPVKALLEADFIAILAWAIGLGIALRHARQTTRDLLDDMANGVTLIVRVVIAFAPLGIFGLVAGTIAESGFDALLGYLHLLAVLLGCMLFVALVVNPLIVFAKIRRNPYPLVLMCLRESGITAFFTRSSAANIPVNLQLCERLGLHEDTYSVSIPLGATINMAGAAITISVLTLAAVHTLGIAVDLPTAILLSVVASICACGASGVAGGSLLLIPLACGLFGISSEVAMQVVAVGFIIGILQDSAETALNSSTDVLFTAAACMAEGDVDEQQATERA
- the dapF gene encoding diaminopimelate epimerase translates to MHFVKYQALGNDYLVYAGKAPFALTPAQIGRVCDRHFGIGSDGILLANHSDSAFGLRILNPDGSEAEKSGNGLRIFSRYLWDCGLVADQPFDIVTAGGTVTSQVSDEGRTVEVSMGRAEFACARIPVLVDAPEALSYPLEIDGFALEISAVSMGNPHCVVFVEQTSPELAHRLGPLLENHPLFPRRTNVQFVQWLARDALRVEIWERGAGYTLSSGTSSCAAASVARRLDLCDEQIELHLAGGLLHIRVDDDFQVTMRGAVQRVAGIDLDPESFADLG
- a CDS encoding urea transporter; the encoded protein is MHLNPLSWKHQLRARLIGFGQIYLQADARFGLILLLTIAWSAPQLLPGALLGALLGPLTARFVREPQADIDAGLHDYSPILIGLLLPFVFQWSLGLVMLTIAAILTSVAVQAVLLRQSRQRFGLPAYTSAFVLLGWVSVALGKALGFAPAAATACLSCGTVNPLLDSTTLGFGEVIFLGEPLAGLTIALGLLLADRRAAFWALVGAAGALAIAPLFDLPAASAQAGLLGLNGALAGIALSLRFRSPLAPLCGILLAVLLQPCFALVGLPAFTAPFILACWLVILGQRVLEALLSQGTERTGPRV